A genomic region of Equus caballus isolate H_3958 breed thoroughbred chromosome 1, TB-T2T, whole genome shotgun sequence contains the following coding sequences:
- the OR11H12 gene encoding olfactory receptor 11H12: MNVSEPDSSFAFVRQFLLLGFSCEWKILILLFSLFTTTYALTITGNGAIVCALWCDRRLHIPMYIFLGNFSFLEIWYVSSTVPKMLVNFLSDEKTISFAGCFLQFYFFFSLGTSECFLLAVMAFDRYLAICRPLHYPNIMTGHLCTKLVIICWVCGCLWFLIPIVLISQMSFCGPNIIDHVVCDPGPLFALLCVSAPRIQLLCYTLSSLVIFGNFLFILGSYTLVLLAVLRMPSATGRHKAFSTCGSHLAVVSLFYGSLMVMYVSPGLGHSAGIQKVATLFYAMVTPFFNPLIYSLRNKEIKAALRKLLGSFNTI, encoded by the coding sequence ATGAATGTCTCTGAGCCAGATTCCAGCTTTGCTTTTGTAAGACAATTTTTACTCCTAGGGTTTTCTTGTGAGTGGAAGATTCTGATCCTCCTCTTCTCACTCTTCACCACAACATATGCTCTGACTATAACAGGGAATGGAGCCATTGTTTGTGCTCTATGGTGTGACCGGCGACTCCACATCCCCATGTACATATTCCTGGGGAATTTCTCCTTTCTAGAGATCTGGTATGTCTCTTCTACAGTCCCCAAGATGTTGGTCAACTTCCTCTCAGATGAAAAGACCATCTCCTTTGCTGGATGCTTCctccagttttatttctttttctctttgggaaCATCTGAATGCTTCCTTTTGGCCGTCATGGCCTTTGATCGGTACCTTGCTATCTGCCGTCCCTTGCACTACCCTAATATCATGACTGGGCATCTCTGTACCAAACTGGTCATTATCTGCTGGGTTTGTGGATGTCTGTGGTTCCTGATCCCCATTGTTCTCATCTCTCAGATGTCCTTCTGTGGTCCAAATATTATTGACCATGTTGTGTGTGACCCAGGGCCACTATTTGCATTGTTGTGTGTTTCTGCCCCAAGAATCCAATTGCTTTGCTACACTCTAAGCTCATTAGTCATCTTTGGTAACTTCCTCTTCATTCTTGGGTCCTATACTCTTGTTCTATTAGCTGTGTTGCGTATGCCTTCAGCCACTGGGAGACATAAGGCCTTCTCTACCTGTGGGTCTCATTTGGCTGTGGTATCACTGTTCTATGGCTCTCTAATGGTCATGTATGTGAGCCCAGGACTCGGCCATTCTGCTGGGATACAGAAAGTCGCAACTTTGTTCTATGCTATGGTGACTCCTTTCTTCAATCCCCTCATCTATAGCCTCCGGAATAAGGAAATAAAGGCAGCCCTAAGGAAACTTCTGGGGAGTTTCAACACAATCTAG